In Streptomyces capitiformicae, one genomic interval encodes:
- a CDS encoding tetratricopeptide repeat protein — MTGAMDGHAEDRGRVYQASGDQHISEHHHYGDEAATPSGPDSVRRPAVGRPPAVLRDRFEVLERLRAGVREGRGGEAYVLYGMGGCGKTAVAYTFFQLAVDECGRVGLWVSASDRASLRAGMLAVAADRGAGDGELLAARNGLRPAADLVWQYLDRSAEPWLLVLDNADQPEILRDGSWLRTSPRGTVVVTTRRSAARWWPGAELQHIGVLPREDAAQVLRDLAPHSGTQEEAAEIAERLGRLPLALTLAGGFLSQQVLDPWTMETYGRHLDEGERVELIDQGADALSGEDPRHLVGLTWQLTLDAFEARGLPEAATLLRLLARLAPEPLPLSLLNHADISDVLPRARCETALRALLDQSLTELVDIGVRCAQSHGVLLDSVAAATPVEKVPLLNTTAVRLLDAAVPGLPDAGPYDPLLRLLVPHALALLRRIDDPPTLADALAVANRLSVALHRTGDYLSAWETARAAADLSERRLGAEHRLVLATRSRAGRALFRLGRYTEAELLLERVRAAQERLFGANDPDTLDSGHGLQLVLGNLGRRDDALSLLRSTIVGRRTTLGPTHPLTLRSRSSLLVLLSASEVVTEEDGTLLHLPSECVRFLGPDHTVTLGARHNRAWALYLLGLFDEADQEIQLVTEAYRRRFGPDYPIALSAQQLLSRTQAALGHVDAGIELMTDVVARRERGLGPDHPFTVASRQLLSAFTSGQWRPPGA, encoded by the coding sequence ATGACAGGCGCGATGGACGGCCATGCCGAGGACCGTGGCCGTGTCTACCAAGCGTCGGGTGACCAGCACATCAGCGAACACCACCACTACGGCGATGAAGCGGCCACGCCCAGCGGCCCCGACTCGGTTCGCCGTCCGGCGGTCGGCCGGCCTCCGGCCGTTCTGCGTGATCGCTTCGAAGTGCTGGAACGTCTACGAGCAGGTGTGCGGGAGGGCCGGGGCGGTGAGGCCTACGTGCTGTACGGCATGGGCGGTTGCGGCAAGACCGCGGTTGCCTACACGTTCTTCCAGCTGGCCGTTGACGAGTGCGGCAGGGTGGGCCTGTGGGTCAGTGCTTCCGACCGCGCGAGCCTGCGCGCCGGCATGCTCGCCGTCGCCGCCGACCGAGGTGCCGGTGACGGCGAACTGCTGGCCGCCCGCAACGGACTCCGTCCCGCCGCCGACCTCGTCTGGCAGTATCTCGACCGCTCCGCCGAGCCCTGGCTTCTGGTACTCGACAACGCCGACCAACCCGAGATCCTTCGTGACGGCAGCTGGCTGCGCACCAGTCCACGCGGCACGGTCGTGGTGACCACACGCCGGTCGGCCGCCCGCTGGTGGCCGGGGGCAGAGCTGCAGCACATCGGCGTACTGCCGCGCGAGGACGCCGCGCAGGTGCTGCGTGACCTCGCCCCGCACAGCGGCACACAGGAGGAGGCGGCGGAGATCGCGGAACGGCTCGGCCGGTTGCCGCTCGCTCTCACGCTGGCAGGCGGTTTCCTTTCCCAACAGGTGCTCGATCCCTGGACGATGGAGACCTACGGGCGCCATCTCGACGAGGGGGAACGCGTCGAACTCATCGATCAAGGAGCCGATGCCTTGTCCGGGGAGGATCCACGGCACTTGGTCGGCCTGACGTGGCAACTGACCCTCGACGCGTTCGAGGCGCGAGGGTTGCCCGAAGCGGCCACGCTACTGAGGCTGTTGGCTCGCCTCGCTCCCGAACCGCTACCGCTGTCTCTGCTGAACCATGCCGATATCAGCGATGTTCTTCCCCGCGCGCGTTGCGAGACCGCCCTGAGAGCACTGCTCGACCAATCGTTGACCGAGTTGGTCGACATCGGTGTGCGTTGCGCGCAGAGCCATGGGGTATTGCTCGACAGCGTCGCGGCGGCGACTCCGGTGGAAAAGGTGCCGCTTCTCAACACCACAGCCGTCCGACTGCTCGACGCAGCCGTGCCCGGTCTCCCCGACGCGGGCCCTTACGATCCGCTGCTCCGGCTGCTCGTTCCCCACGCGCTCGCCTTACTGCGCCGCATCGACGACCCGCCGACGTTGGCTGACGCACTGGCCGTGGCGAACCGCTTGTCCGTCGCCCTGCACCGCACTGGAGACTACCTCTCCGCCTGGGAGACCGCCCGAGCCGCAGCGGACCTCAGCGAGCGGCGGCTCGGCGCGGAGCACCGACTCGTGCTGGCCACCCGCTCCAGGGCCGGCCGGGCGCTCTTTCGTCTGGGTAGGTATACCGAGGCCGAGCTGCTGCTCGAGCGCGTCCGCGCTGCTCAGGAGCGTCTGTTCGGGGCCAACGATCCCGACACCCTGGACAGCGGCCATGGCCTTCAACTCGTGCTCGGAAATCTCGGCAGACGGGACGATGCCCTCTCCCTTCTCCGGTCCACGATCGTCGGCCGACGCACGACGCTGGGCCCCACGCACCCTTTGACTCTGCGTTCCCGCTCAAGCCTTCTGGTACTGCTGTCCGCCTCCGAGGTCGTCACTGAGGAAGACGGCACGTTGCTTCACCTGCCCTCGGAATGCGTCCGGTTCCTTGGCCCGGACCACACGGTGACCTTGGGCGCCCGCCACAACCGCGCCTGGGCGCTGTACCTGCTGGGCCTCTTCGACGAGGCCGACCAGGAGATACAACTGGTCACCGAGGCTTACAGGCGGCGCTTCGGCCCCGACTACCCGATCGCGCTCTCGGCTCAGCAGCTCCTCTCCCGGACTCAGGCCGCGCTTGGCCACGTGGACGCGGGGATCGAGCTGATGACGGATGTCGTGGCCAGGCGGGAACGCGGCCTGGGCCCCGACCACCCGTTCACGGTTGCCAGCCGACAGCTGTTGAGCGCTTTCACATCGGGGCAATGGCGCCCGCCCGGGGCGTGA
- a CDS encoding helix-turn-helix domain-containing protein has protein sequence MSMRGTTDRPSTVLGRQLGDELRRYREAAGLSTIGAAEALDCTKGKISRMENGRVLVRTPDVVALLHAYGITDPETHERLTVLTRAANRRRRQGWWHQYGSVLGETYRDQIEMEAICDSIRTYQVQLIPGLLQTAEYGRAVTVASRAWQTPEEIDQFVQVRLARQERLTGEDPLELWAVLAEGVLHQQVGGPSVMRDQLDHLARMAEQPNITVQVLPFSRGAHSGMFGPYLLLSFPQMASLDLVLTETPTGNMWMEQEPEVARYRALFDDARTGALPPAESLSLIQRVAKEYQS, from the coding sequence ATGAGCATGCGCGGTACGACCGACCGACCTTCCACCGTTCTAGGGCGACAGTTGGGCGACGAGTTGCGCAGGTACCGAGAGGCTGCGGGCCTGTCCACGATCGGGGCCGCGGAGGCACTCGACTGCACCAAGGGCAAGATCAGCCGCATGGAGAACGGCCGCGTCCTGGTACGCACTCCAGATGTAGTCGCCCTACTGCACGCATACGGGATTACTGACCCCGAAACTCACGAGCGCCTCACCGTCCTCACGCGAGCGGCCAACCGCCGGCGCCGCCAAGGCTGGTGGCATCAGTACGGGTCCGTGCTCGGTGAGACTTATCGCGACCAGATCGAGATGGAGGCCATCTGCGACAGCATTCGGACGTACCAAGTCCAGCTGATTCCCGGGCTCTTGCAGACCGCGGAGTATGGACGCGCGGTAACGGTCGCTTCGCGCGCCTGGCAGACACCTGAGGAGATCGACCAGTTCGTTCAGGTGCGGCTCGCCCGACAGGAACGGCTCACTGGCGAAGACCCTTTGGAGCTCTGGGCCGTACTCGCCGAGGGTGTTCTGCACCAGCAGGTCGGAGGGCCAAGCGTGATGCGCGACCAGCTCGACCACTTGGCACGTATGGCCGAGCAGCCCAACATCACCGTTCAGGTGCTGCCGTTCTCTCGCGGAGCGCACTCAGGTATGTTCGGGCCGTACCTGCTGCTGAGCTTTCCGCAGATGGCATCGCTCGACCTCGTTCTGACAGAGACGCCGACCGGCAACATGTGGATGGAGCAGGAGCCTGAAGTCGCTCGCTACCGCGCACTCTTCGACGACGCACGGACGGGGGCACTGCCGCCAGCGGAATCACTCTCGCTGATCCAACGTGTAGCCAAGGAGTATCAGTCATGA
- a CDS encoding ATP-binding protein — protein sequence MTKQASASTYEITCRLPRSRASVPRARAMLHAVLSDWGADQDVLDNAELLLSELVTNALRVRVPSDRQVGVRIARSLEDGLLRLEVSDAGSGRPEVQAPGDDEPGGRGLLLVEALAHRWGVDERVGGLGKTVWAELKAPDIVAEPVAREVAAVMVRPGQRVRVRGEWRVVVSVRGEQRDAGNPAVVLGLDEGPALRVQATEPLAVRQGEDS from the coding sequence ATGACCAAGCAGGCCAGCGCATCCACCTACGAGATCACCTGTCGACTCCCTCGGAGTCGCGCCAGCGTCCCTCGGGCTCGTGCCATGCTGCACGCCGTGCTCAGTGACTGGGGTGCTGACCAAGATGTCCTGGACAACGCAGAGTTGCTGCTCTCGGAGTTGGTGACCAATGCGCTGCGTGTACGTGTGCCGAGTGACCGACAGGTGGGCGTACGGATCGCGCGATCCCTGGAGGACGGGCTTCTGAGGCTTGAGGTCAGCGACGCGGGCTCAGGCAGGCCTGAAGTGCAGGCGCCTGGTGATGACGAGCCTGGCGGGCGCGGGCTGTTGCTCGTGGAGGCGTTGGCTCACCGCTGGGGAGTTGATGAGCGCGTGGGTGGGCTCGGGAAGACCGTGTGGGCTGAGCTGAAGGCACCGGACATCGTGGCCGAGCCCGTTGCGAGAGAGGTCGCGGCGGTCATGGTGCGGCCCGGACAGCGGGTGAGGGTGCGGGGGGAGTGGCGTGTGGTCGTCAGCGTGCGGGGTGAACAGCGCGACGCAGGTAACCCCGCCGTGGTGCTGGGCCTGGACGAAGGTCCGGCGCTGCGTGTCCAGGCGACCGAGCCGCTGGCCGTACGCCAGGGCGAGGACTCATGA
- a CDS encoding ATP-binding protein, with translation MPGFVGRTSELATLNRHLAWVRDGRGDQRGRALLLRGRRRVGKSRLVDLFCERAQVPYVVHQATRGEDAQRERARFLAEVQHSSLPDTALLAGVTTVAEWDTALRQLAAVLPDDAPSIVVLDELPWMLEGDPVLEGTLQTVWDRVLSRKPVLLILIGSDLAMMEQLSAYGRPFHQRGVEMVLAPLSPAEVMAMTGLPAADAFDAHLITGGLPLICQEWREGESRTDFLTRALDDPTSPLLVSAERALAAEFPTALQARHVLSVIGSGERTFGTIAAKAGAADRPLPPGSLNPALRTLADKRLIAVDTPLSTHPGDRDRRYRVADPYLRFWLAFLEQGIPEIERGRSRIVVEAIERGWTSWRGRAIEPVVRESLARLLPDETWPHVREVGGWWPRTNNPEVDLVGADRSPAREIGFVGSIKWHERGSFDRRALASLARDALAVPGADEDTPLVAVSRSGFTVDGLAATYGPERLMEAWASAA, from the coding sequence ATGCCAGGCTTCGTAGGCCGCACATCCGAGCTGGCCACCCTGAACCGCCACCTCGCCTGGGTGCGCGACGGCCGGGGCGACCAGCGCGGCCGGGCCCTGCTGCTCCGCGGCCGGCGTCGGGTCGGGAAGTCCCGGCTCGTCGACCTCTTCTGTGAGCGCGCCCAGGTGCCCTACGTCGTCCACCAGGCCACCCGAGGCGAGGATGCCCAACGGGAACGGGCCCGCTTCCTCGCCGAGGTCCAGCACTCCTCGCTCCCCGACACCGCCCTCCTCGCCGGCGTCACCACCGTCGCCGAATGGGACACCGCCCTGCGCCAGCTCGCCGCAGTACTCCCGGACGACGCCCCCAGCATCGTCGTACTCGACGAGCTGCCCTGGATGCTCGAAGGCGACCCGGTTCTCGAAGGCACTCTGCAGACCGTCTGGGACCGGGTGCTGAGCCGGAAGCCCGTGCTGCTCATCCTCATCGGCAGCGACCTCGCCATGATGGAACAGCTCTCCGCCTACGGCCGCCCCTTCCATCAGCGAGGGGTCGAGATGGTCCTCGCACCCCTCTCCCCCGCCGAGGTCATGGCCATGACCGGGCTCCCGGCCGCCGACGCCTTCGACGCCCATCTGATCACCGGCGGTCTGCCCCTCATCTGCCAGGAGTGGCGGGAAGGCGAGAGCCGCACCGACTTCCTCACCCGCGCCCTCGACGACCCCACCTCCCCCCTCCTCGTCTCCGCCGAGCGGGCACTGGCCGCCGAATTCCCCACCGCCCTCCAGGCCAGGCACGTGCTCTCCGTGATCGGCAGCGGTGAGCGGACCTTCGGAACCATCGCCGCGAAAGCCGGGGCAGCCGACCGACCGCTCCCGCCCGGCTCGCTCAACCCGGCCCTGCGCACCCTCGCGGACAAGCGGCTCATCGCCGTCGACACCCCGCTCTCCACCCACCCCGGAGACCGCGACCGCCGCTACCGCGTCGCCGACCCCTACCTCCGTTTCTGGCTGGCCTTCCTGGAACAGGGGATCCCGGAGATCGAGCGCGGGCGCAGCCGGATCGTGGTCGAGGCGATCGAACGCGGTTGGACCTCGTGGCGCGGGCGGGCGATCGAACCCGTCGTGCGGGAGTCGTTGGCCAGGCTGCTCCCCGACGAAACGTGGCCGCACGTCCGGGAAGTGGGCGGCTGGTGGCCCCGTACCAACAACCCCGAGGTCGACCTCGTGGGGGCGGACCGGTCGCCGGCGCGCGAGATCGGGTTCGTCGGCTCGATCAAGTGGCACGAGCGCGGCTCCTTCGACCGCCGCGCGCTGGCCTCGCTGGCCAGGGACGCCCTCGCCGTACCCGGTGCCGACGAGGACACCCCGCTGGTCGCGGTGTCCCGCTCCGGGTTCACGGTGGACGGGCTGGCGGCGACGTACGGGCCCGAGCGGCTGATGGAGGCGTGGGCTTCCGCTGCGTGA
- a CDS encoding DUF397 domain-containing protein has product MSHEPGISLSVEAVWRTSSYSGGQGDCVEVANNIPTLVPVRDSKRPTGPVIAFTPHAWTAFLDHLR; this is encoded by the coding sequence ATGAGCCATGAGCCTGGTATATCGCTGAGCGTAGAAGCGGTGTGGCGGACGAGCAGCTACAGCGGCGGACAGGGCGACTGCGTTGAAGTCGCCAACAACATCCCCACCCTCGTCCCCGTCCGCGACAGCAAGCGCCCCACCGGCCCAGTGATCGCCTTCACTCCCCACGCCTGGACCGCGTTCCTCGACCACCTGCGTTGA
- a CDS encoding DUF6879 family protein: protein MFDSFPSGVSERMDRPTYHADFRRVYESGIRQLSKLERGQNFKERGFASWEAFAVGEWDRAVSLIQEKRDGYAQQFREAARLNILGRRLRVVEFPVTPYVQWELFVLRLRVELGDNIKVLDARKISDIEKDHPVPEVVILGDVVMYEVCYDDDGNAAGANRFADRALIRETLSGFDALYERAEDFHDFFGREIAPLAPPVVAY from the coding sequence ATGTTTGACTCCTTTCCGAGTGGCGTTTCCGAACGCATGGATCGCCCCACGTACCACGCGGACTTCCGCCGGGTCTACGAGAGCGGAATTCGCCAATTGAGCAAGCTCGAACGAGGACAGAACTTCAAAGAACGCGGATTCGCCAGCTGGGAAGCCTTCGCCGTCGGAGAATGGGACCGTGCAGTGTCCCTCATCCAGGAGAAACGCGATGGCTACGCACAGCAGTTCCGCGAGGCGGCACGGCTGAACATTCTGGGGCGCCGTCTTCGCGTGGTGGAGTTCCCGGTGACCCCGTACGTGCAATGGGAGCTGTTCGTCCTGCGTCTGCGCGTGGAGCTGGGCGACAACATCAAGGTGCTCGATGCCCGCAAGATCTCGGACATCGAGAAGGACCACCCTGTTCCGGAGGTGGTGATCCTCGGAGACGTCGTCATGTACGAGGTGTGCTACGACGATGACGGGAACGCGGCGGGAGCCAATCGCTTCGCCGATCGAGCACTGATCCGGGAAACGCTGTCCGGATTCGATGCGCTGTACGAGCGCGCGGAAGACTTCCACGACTTCTTCGGCAGGGAGATCGCTCCCCTTGCCCCACCCGTAGTCGCCTACTGA